ATATTATTGATAATGCTATTCGCTTCAATGATAAAGAAAGGATCGCTATTATGATCTCGACAGAAGTCAATGAATTCGATACCATCATTCATATAGAAGACAATGGTCCGGGAATTGAAGAACAATATTTTGAAAAGATCTTCATACTTTTTCAAACTCTGAGCAGACGTGATGACCATGAAACAATGGGCGTTGGACTTTCGATTGCAAAAAAAATTGTCGAACAAAGAAATGGCAGGATCTGGTTAAGATCTACTATCGGCGAAGGAACAAGATTTAGTTTCAGTATTCCGCATGAGGTGAAGAGTGATTTGCTTTTGGAGCAGAGGCAGGTAGCCTGAAAAGAAATATAAACACGAAGAACACAAGTTCACAATAAGTTCACGGAAATCAAAACTTAATTTGTCCGGCATATTAATATAATAATCGATTCCGAAGGAATCTCTGCGGATTTTCTGCGTAATTTGCGTACTCTGCGGGAAATTAAATAACAAAAATTCGAGTATTGAAAAACCCCTTAAAGAACATCAAAAGCATTTTCACATTCACTTGTTCTATTGAATGCGGAGTATTGGGCAAAACTCCAAACTGAGCACCAGGTAAAAGTTTATATACTTTCACAGTCTCGTCTAGCGTTACCATTTTATCCCTATCCCCTAGTAAAATAAGTATGGGAATATTAATTTCCGGGTAGTCATCTGATTTAAGCGGATTGTTTTTACCCATGTCAGTCAAAAAATTTCCTGTAGCACGCAGTACTTCTTTCCAGTCAGCCGGTTGATGACGTCTTTTTAATTCAGCAGCAAAAGCAGGGATCTTCGCTTCAATTTTTTCAGGGTTCAGCATCTGTACTTCTTTATATGAAGTTTCTTCATCCCAATGAAATTTAGTCGCCAAAGTAATTAGTCGTTCAATCCGTTCAGGATTTCTTTTTGCAAGATACATTCCTACATATCCACCCATACTATAACCAAAAATAGAAACCTTGTCAAGACTATTTGAATCCAGAAAGTCTACAACTGCATCAGCAAACATCTCAATCGAAAATCCACCATCCGGAATTACTTCACCTCCATGTCCGGGAAAATTAAAAGTGAAAGCATTAAAGTCATTTCCTAACTCAACTTTTATTGAATCAAATTGCGATTTGGAACCAATCGCTCCATGAAGTAGAAGAAGATTTTTCATTTTTTTTAAAACACTAAGTCCACTAAAATTCGTCACAAGTACACACTATGCTATAAGTATTACACTTGCCTTACCCCATTAATAATTATTAAT
This sequence is a window from Bacteroidota bacterium. Protein-coding genes within it:
- a CDS encoding alpha/beta fold hydrolase; this translates as MKNLLLLHGAIGSKSQFDSIKVELGNDFNAFTFNFPGHGGEVIPDGGFSIEMFADAVVDFLDSNSLDKVSIFGYSMGGYVGMYLAKRNPERIERLITLATKFHWDEETSYKEVQMLNPEKIEAKIPAFAAELKRRHQPADWKEVLRATGNFLTDMGKNNPLKSDDYPEINIPILILLGDRDKMVTLDETVKVYKLLPGAQFGVLPNTPHSIEQVNVKMLLMFFKGFFNTRIFVI